A genomic segment from Bradyrhizobium sp. ISRA430 encodes:
- a CDS encoding TonB-dependent receptor, with amino-acid sequence MTSRLRRAQRLSGASLLLLGAAATPALAQELAQEKPAATELPAVTVTAPSPIQRRAVVPSRTPSRVARAAPARHRERAAEPAPPAPTPPAAPQQGVLPIVTNQFATVTVVPNEEIRREGGGQLGDLLFSKPGITGSSFAPGASSRPIIRGLDVNRVGIVENGTNSGGASDLGEDHFVPIDTLATNQVEVVRGPAALRYGSTSIGGVVSATNNRIPDAVPTCDAPPFQTYGLPAKAPLATAATSPCVTAETRSAFTSVDRGVESGVLLDTGGGNYAFHADVYGRNTTDYGIPSYPYLFDQTRPITNGRQPNSATRSDGASLGGSYFFQGGYIGAAITQNDSLYHIPGIDGADHNTRIDAHQTKINVKGEYRPDAAAIDTIRFWAGATDYRHNEIGLADPLDPNSDGVRQTFTNKEQEIRTEVQLMPFNARFAEVTTAFGVQAGHQELTAPSPDDPGSPLNGLWDPNNNNRVAGYVFNELKFTETTKAQIAGRIEHVDLSGTTPAFIPPVFDVNIDPASIGPATPRNLHFTPKSASIGLLQDLPWGLVASVTGQYVERAPKPAELFSRGAHDATATFDIGNPDLGIETAKSIEVGLRRATGPFRFELTGYYTRFNGFIFRRLTGNTCDDAACVDIANPDQLELQQARYSQRDAIFRGGEFQSQLDVGAFHGGIWGIENQLDAVRATFTDGTNVPRIPPVRIGGGVFWRDDNWLMRVNLLHAFAQNNVAPIAETPTPGYNLLKAEVSYKTKLGPNPFGAREMTAGLVGNNLLNESIRNAVSYTKDQVLMPGIGVRAFANFKF; translated from the coding sequence ATGACATCTAGATTGCGACGCGCGCAGCGCCTTAGCGGAGCAAGCCTGCTCCTGCTCGGCGCCGCCGCGACCCCGGCGCTCGCCCAAGAGTTGGCCCAGGAAAAGCCGGCCGCCACCGAGCTTCCCGCCGTCACGGTCACGGCGCCGAGCCCCATCCAGCGCAGGGCGGTCGTGCCGTCACGCACCCCAAGCCGCGTCGCCCGCGCCGCGCCTGCACGCCACCGCGAACGTGCGGCCGAACCCGCGCCGCCGGCCCCTACTCCACCCGCTGCACCTCAGCAAGGCGTGCTGCCGATCGTGACCAACCAGTTCGCCACAGTCACCGTTGTGCCGAACGAGGAGATCCGCCGCGAGGGCGGCGGGCAGCTCGGCGACCTCCTGTTCTCCAAGCCCGGCATCACCGGATCGAGCTTCGCGCCTGGTGCCTCCAGCCGGCCGATCATCAGGGGTCTCGACGTCAATCGCGTCGGCATCGTCGAGAACGGCACCAATTCCGGCGGCGCATCCGACCTCGGCGAGGATCACTTCGTCCCGATCGATACCCTTGCAACCAACCAGGTCGAAGTGGTGCGCGGGCCCGCCGCGCTTCGCTACGGCTCGACCTCGATCGGCGGCGTCGTGAGCGCCACCAACAACCGGATTCCGGATGCAGTGCCGACCTGCGACGCGCCGCCGTTCCAAACTTACGGCCTGCCGGCCAAGGCACCGCTCGCCACAGCCGCGACATCGCCCTGCGTCACGGCCGAGACGCGCTCCGCCTTCACTTCGGTCGATCGCGGCGTCGAAAGCGGTGTGCTGCTCGATACCGGCGGCGGCAACTACGCCTTCCATGCCGACGTGTATGGCCGCAACACAACGGATTACGGCATCCCGAGCTACCCGTATCTGTTCGACCAGACGCGGCCCATCACGAACGGCCGTCAGCCCAATTCGGCGACGCGCTCGGACGGCGCCTCGCTCGGCGGCTCCTACTTCTTCCAGGGCGGCTATATCGGCGCAGCGATCACGCAGAACGACTCGCTCTACCACATTCCCGGCATCGACGGCGCCGACCACAACACGCGGATTGACGCCCACCAGACCAAGATCAACGTCAAGGGCGAGTACCGGCCCGATGCCGCCGCGATCGACACCATCCGCTTCTGGGCCGGCGCCACCGACTACCGGCACAACGAGATCGGCCTTGCCGATCCCCTCGATCCCAACAGCGACGGCGTGCGGCAGACCTTCACCAACAAGGAGCAGGAGATCCGCACCGAGGTGCAGTTGATGCCGTTCAACGCCCGCTTCGCCGAGGTGACCACGGCGTTCGGCGTCCAGGCCGGCCACCAGGAATTGACCGCGCCGAGCCCCGACGATCCGGGCAGCCCACTCAACGGATTATGGGACCCTAACAATAACAACAGGGTCGCCGGTTACGTCTTCAACGAGCTGAAATTCACCGAGACCACCAAGGCGCAGATTGCCGGACGCATCGAACATGTCGATCTCTCCGGGACAACGCCGGCATTCATACCTCCCGTGTTCGACGTTAATATCGACCCTGCCAGTATTGGTCCTGCCACGCCGCGGAACCTGCACTTCACGCCCAAGAGTGCGAGCATTGGCCTGCTCCAGGATCTGCCGTGGGGTCTGGTTGCCAGCGTTACCGGTCAATACGTCGAACGAGCGCCGAAACCGGCAGAGCTGTTTTCGCGCGGCGCGCATGACGCGACCGCTACCTTCGACATCGGCAATCCGGACCTCGGCATCGAAACGGCAAAATCGATCGAGGTCGGCCTGCGGCGGGCGACAGGGCCGTTCCGTTTCGAACTCACCGGCTACTACACGAGGTTCAACGGCTTCATATTCCGCCGATTGACCGGCAACACGTGCGACGATGCCGCTTGTGTGGACATCGCCAATCCGGACCAGCTTGAACTGCAGCAAGCGAGATATTCGCAGCGCGATGCCATCTTCCGCGGCGGCGAATTCCAGTCGCAACTCGACGTCGGCGCGTTCCATGGCGGCATCTGGGGCATCGAGAACCAGCTCGACGCGGTGCGCGCCACCTTCACCGACGGCACCAACGTGCCGCGCATTCCGCCCGTGCGGATCGGCGGCGGCGTGTTCTGGCGCGACGACAACTGGCTGATGCGCGTCAACCTGTTGCACGCCTTCGCGCAGAACAACGTCGCCCCGATCGCGGAGACGCCGACGCCGGGCTATAACCTGCTGAAGGCCGAGGTCAGCTACAAGACCAAGCTCGGTCCCAATCCGTTCGGCGCGCGCGAGATGACGGCCGGCCTCGTCGGCAACAATCTCCTCAACGAGAGCATCCGTAACGCGGTGTCCTACACGAAAGATCAGGTTCTGATGCCCGGCATCGGCGTACGGGCGTTCGCCAACTTCAAGTTCTAG
- a CDS encoding TAXI family TRAP transporter solute-binding subunit has protein sequence MISIKLPLWLRFVLLVGLAILATGAGLLGYRYYTRPVTLTVAAGSVDGEAVKAMSAIASRLVSTNAAVRLKVIDVGTTLEAAKTFSAGDVDLAVVRGDVGDLSQAQAVVVVSRMVALLIAPPGSTIDSMDKLKGRRVGVIAGAANARLVDVLSKEYGLDRAKTFKDIELADARRAIQSKEVAALLVVIPLAERYLAQVRGLFQQSPKALPVLIAIESAGAIAEYDRAYESFDVPKGTLRGAPPVPDDDLTTVRTSLYLVARKKLSSDLIGTLTQTIMSVRRDLLTEQPLFAQITAPSTDPDAYLAVHPGAAAFYNGTQQSFMDEYGNWIYLTPMILGGLASVLAAAWKFLGIGQPATVEGPLDSLYALARRIRKVGTEAELVEIEEEIDGILKEQRSKAAKGDESAVDEATLNVAAHRLENLIHDRRTLLATKPAISTAA, from the coding sequence ATGATCTCGATCAAACTTCCGCTCTGGCTTCGCTTTGTCCTGCTCGTAGGACTTGCCATTCTTGCGACGGGCGCAGGTCTTCTTGGCTATCGATACTATACCCGGCCGGTGACGCTGACCGTGGCGGCGGGCTCGGTTGACGGTGAGGCCGTCAAGGCAATGTCCGCTATCGCAAGCCGGCTCGTTTCGACGAATGCGGCGGTGCGCCTCAAGGTGATCGACGTCGGTACGACACTCGAAGCCGCCAAGACCTTTTCGGCGGGTGACGTTGATCTCGCGGTTGTTCGTGGCGATGTCGGCGATCTGTCTCAAGCCCAGGCTGTCGTTGTCGTGAGCCGCATGGTCGCACTTCTCATCGCTCCACCGGGCTCGACGATCGACAGCATGGATAAGCTGAAGGGCCGCCGAGTGGGCGTCATCGCAGGCGCCGCAAATGCCAGACTTGTCGACGTGCTGAGCAAGGAATATGGCCTGGATCGCGCCAAGACGTTCAAAGACATTGAGCTTGCGGATGCGCGGCGTGCGATTCAATCCAAGGAGGTTGCCGCGCTGCTTGTTGTGATCCCTTTGGCCGAGCGATACCTGGCGCAGGTGCGGGGCTTGTTTCAGCAAAGCCCGAAGGCGTTGCCGGTCCTGATTGCAATCGAGTCCGCAGGCGCGATTGCGGAGTATGATCGAGCCTATGAAAGCTTCGACGTGCCGAAGGGAACGTTACGCGGAGCCCCGCCGGTTCCAGACGATGATCTCACGACCGTGAGAACGTCGCTGTATTTGGTTGCGAGAAAGAAGCTTAGCTCCGATTTGATCGGCACTCTCACGCAAACGATCATGAGCGTTCGTAGAGACCTGTTAACCGAGCAGCCGCTGTTTGCACAAATTACCGCCCCCAGTACCGACCCGGATGCCTACCTTGCCGTGCATCCTGGGGCAGCAGCCTTCTACAACGGCACCCAACAGAGCTTCATGGATGAATACGGCAACTGGATCTATCTGACCCCGATGATTTTAGGCGGCCTGGCATCGGTTCTGGCGGCGGCCTGGAAATTTCTCGGAATCGGGCAGCCTGCAACTGTGGAAGGGCCGTTGGATTCTCTTTATGCCCTGGCGCGACGGATCCGGAAGGTCGGCACGGAGGCCGAGCTGGTGGAAATCGAAGAAGAGATTGACGGTATTCTGAAAGAGCAGCGCAGCAAGGCCGCAAAGGGAGACGAGAGTGCGGTGGACGAGGCTACATTGAATGTCGCGGCCCACAGGTTGGAGAACTTGATCCACGATCGGAGGACACTGCTTGCGACCAAACCTGCAATTTCCACTGCGGCTTAG
- a CDS encoding DUF2721 domain-containing protein — protein sequence MSDALPLIPSIDQLSRIIGSVAAPAFLLGAVAAFISVLMSRMNRVIDRSQFLHSIADREDPKAYLKVDIPRLKRRAALLNQSIFYSTMCAIITACLIIIAFVSALLHLTHEYGFAILFIAALVFFVLSLVNLARETRIALRDFDHHV from the coding sequence ATGAGCGATGCGCTGCCGCTGATTCCATCGATCGACCAGCTATCCCGCATCATCGGCAGCGTGGCGGCACCGGCGTTTCTGCTTGGGGCCGTTGCAGCGTTCATTTCGGTGCTGATGTCGCGCATGAACCGCGTGATCGATCGCTCGCAATTCCTTCACAGCATCGCCGACAGAGAAGATCCCAAAGCATACCTCAAGGTGGATATCCCCCGTCTTAAGCGCCGGGCGGCGCTCCTCAACCAGTCGATATTCTATTCCACCATGTGTGCCATCATCACAGCCTGCCTGATCATCATTGCGTTCGTGAGCGCTCTGCTGCACCTCACGCACGAATATGGCTTTGCCATTCTGTTTATTGCCGCACTGGTGTTTTTCGTCCTGTCACTGGTCAATCTCGCTCGCGAGACTCGAATTGCCCTAAGGGATTTCGACCATCATGTGTAG
- a CDS encoding arylsulfatase, with protein sequence MISAAAFAQSAAPIGSPGATTTIDGKQLPPPDPKFGGIIKERASESKPWWAPRVVPPKGAPNVLLIMTDDQGFGAPGTFGGVIPTPSMDRIAQAGLRYTNFHSTSLCSPTRAAIITGRNHHSVGYGVVNEIGTGFPGYDSIIPIEKGTIGTILKANGYATSWFGKDHNTPSYQDSQAGPFDQWPNGMGFDYFYGFVGGDASQWQPNLFRNTTAIYPFLNNPGWNLETAMADEAIQYMKQLKEIAPGKPWLVYYVPGATHAPHHPTPEWVKKISDMHLFDEGWNKVREKIFANQKRLGIMPENAKLTPWPKDLPEWDSLSWDEKRLFIKQADIYGAYLAYADHEIGRIIQAVEDLGELDNTLIIYIGGDNGASAEGMLNGTPNEFTTFNGVAVPVKDQFLWYPFWGSERTFPHYAAGWAWTMDTPFKWVKQVPSHFGGTAQGVVMSWPGHITDAGGIRRQFHHVIDIVPTILEAAGIQQPDTINGIKQIPIEGTSMAYTWDNANAAAPTKHTTQYFEMLGNRSIYHDGWVAATIPVTLPWELSTKAPPDVITGYKWELYNVQEDPTQYTDLADKMPDKLKQLQDLFYSEAKKYNVLPLDNTTLARWNTPRPSLTAGRTVFTYTGELIGTPGSAAPSILNKGYTITADVDIPERGAEGMIVTQGGRFGGYGLFLSKGEFGIGRGKVVFLYNLLDLKRTAWEGPELTAGKHAIVFDFKSDGPGLGKGGTGILSVDGKEVARNTLEHTTPITFPEDESFDIGQDTRTGLALVEYRYDPPFKFTGKIDKLTFKLEPEPQTQTQGKN encoded by the coding sequence ATGATCTCTGCGGCAGCATTTGCCCAAAGTGCCGCCCCGATTGGATCGCCGGGCGCCACCACAACAATTGATGGAAAGCAGCTCCCGCCGCCCGATCCGAAATTTGGCGGTATCATCAAGGAAAGAGCCTCGGAGTCGAAACCATGGTGGGCGCCGCGCGTCGTGCCGCCGAAGGGCGCCCCCAACGTTCTGCTGATCATGACGGATGATCAGGGTTTCGGCGCTCCCGGTACCTTCGGCGGTGTGATTCCTACGCCATCCATGGATCGCATCGCGCAGGCCGGACTGCGCTACACTAACTTCCATTCGACGTCGCTCTGTTCACCCACGCGGGCCGCGATCATCACGGGCCGCAACCATCACTCGGTTGGCTATGGAGTGGTCAATGAAATCGGAACCGGTTTCCCGGGCTACGATTCGATCATCCCGATTGAGAAAGGTACCATCGGCACCATCCTTAAGGCGAACGGCTACGCGACCTCGTGGTTCGGCAAGGACCACAACACGCCTTCCTATCAGGACAGCCAAGCCGGCCCATTCGATCAGTGGCCGAATGGCATGGGCTTCGACTACTTCTACGGTTTCGTCGGCGGCGATGCGAGCCAGTGGCAGCCGAACCTGTTCCGCAACACGACGGCGATCTATCCCTTCCTCAACAATCCCGGCTGGAATCTCGAGACCGCGATGGCCGACGAGGCGATCCAGTACATGAAGCAGCTCAAGGAAATCGCACCAGGCAAGCCGTGGCTCGTCTACTACGTGCCTGGCGCCACCCATGCTCCGCATCATCCGACGCCCGAGTGGGTGAAGAAGATCAGCGACATGCACCTCTTCGACGAGGGCTGGAATAAGGTGCGCGAGAAAATCTTCGCCAATCAGAAGCGGCTGGGCATCATGCCCGAGAATGCCAAGCTCACGCCGTGGCCGAAAGACTTGCCCGAATGGGATTCGCTGAGCTGGGACGAGAAGAGGCTCTTCATCAAGCAAGCGGACATCTATGGAGCCTATCTCGCCTATGCCGACCATGAGATCGGACGGATCATCCAGGCCGTCGAAGACCTAGGCGAGCTTGACAACACCTTGATCATCTACATTGGCGGCGACAATGGTGCGAGCGCTGAAGGCATGCTCAACGGCACACCAAACGAGTTCACCACCTTCAACGGCGTTGCCGTGCCGGTGAAGGATCAGTTCCTCTGGTATCCGTTCTGGGGATCGGAGCGGACCTTCCCGCATTACGCCGCCGGTTGGGCGTGGACGATGGATACGCCCTTCAAATGGGTCAAGCAGGTGCCGTCACACTTCGGCGGGACCGCCCAGGGCGTGGTCATGTCATGGCCCGGGCACATCACGGACGCCGGCGGCATCCGCCGCCAATTCCATCATGTGATCGATATCGTGCCGACCATCCTCGAAGCGGCCGGCATTCAGCAACCGGATACGATCAACGGGATCAAGCAAATCCCGATCGAAGGCACCAGCATGGCCTACACGTGGGATAACGCAAACGCCGCAGCACCCACGAAGCACACGACGCAATATTTCGAGATGCTCGGTAATCGCTCAATTTATCATGATGGGTGGGTTGCGGCGACAATTCCCGTAACGCTTCCCTGGGAGCTGAGCACCAAGGCACCTCCGGACGTGATTACGGGGTACAAGTGGGAACTCTACAATGTGCAGGAGGACCCCACGCAGTACACCGACCTCGCGGACAAGATGCCGGATAAGCTGAAGCAGTTGCAGGACCTCTTCTACTCCGAAGCGAAGAAGTACAACGTGCTGCCGCTTGATAATACGACGCTTGCGCGCTGGAACACGCCGCGTCCGAGCCTCACGGCCGGGCGAACGGTGTTTACCTATACGGGCGAGCTGATCGGCACGCCCGGCAGCGCGGCGCCGAGCATCCTGAACAAGGGCTACACCATCACCGCCGACGTCGACATCCCTGAGCGTGGCGCGGAAGGCATGATCGTCACCCAGGGTGGGCGCTTCGGCGGCTATGGCCTGTTCCTGAGCAAAGGCGAATTTGGAATCGGCCGAGGCAAGGTGGTGTTCCTCTATAACCTGCTCGACCTCAAGCGCACGGCCTGGGAGGGGCCCGAACTGACGGCCGGCAAGCACGCCATCGTTTTCGACTTCAAGTCCGATGGTCCGGGCCTCGGTAAGGGCGGCACAGGCATCTTGTCGGTGGACGGCAAGGAAGTGGCGCGGAATACGCTGGAACACACGACTCCGATTACCTTCCCCGAGGACGAAAGCTTCGACATCGGCCAGGACACGCGCACTGGATTGGCGCTGGTGGAGTATCGCTACGATCCTCCGTTCAAGTTCACCGGCAAGATCGACAAGCTGACGTTCAAGCTCGAACCAGAGCCGCAGACGCAAACGCAAGGCAAGAACTAG
- a CDS encoding arylsulfatase encodes MIKDDALQSKPWWPPRVVPPKSAPNVLLIITDDAGFGVPSTFGGVIPTPTMERIANEGLRYNRVFSTALCSPTRAALITGRNHHSAGFGVISEQSTGFPGYNSIIAKDKATIGRILLDNGYATSWFGKDHNTPAFAASQIGPFDQWPIGMGFEYFYGFVGGDANQWEPNLFRNTTQIYPFQGKPPGTWNLVTAMADEAIDWMTRLHQTDPSKPLFIKYAPGATHAPHHPTKEWVDKISAMHLFDDGYEKVRERILENQKRLGVVPKDTKLAPWPKDILKPWDQLSAEEKKLFIRQVEVFAAYAAYNDHEIGRVIQHFQDLGRLDNTLVIYINGDNGTSAEGGPLGTPNEVAFFNGLNELPVDVQMKFYDVWGTEQTYNHMSAGWSWAFDTPFDWFKQNASRLGGINQNMVVSWPARIKDKGALREQFVHVIDVVPTILEAAGIRAPDVVDGIKQAPIEGTSFAYTFDAANAKTASRHKTQYFEMMGQWALYDDGWMLSTKVNRAPWQAFGPANPDPLNNQVFQLYNLTKDFSQTDDIAAQNPQKVKEMRQKFVAEARKYQVFPMDASVAARIIAPRPNITAGRKEFVYTRPMTGLPQGDSPVLLNTSYTITADIDVPQGGAEGMILTSGGRFAGYGFYLLQGKPVFLWNMVDLERIKWEGPDALPPGRHTVEFDFKYEGIGAQTLEYNNFSGLAQPGTGTLKVDGKDVARKRMPKTLPMILQWDESFDIGSDTLTGVNDADYKPPFALTAKLNKLTVKVDRPQLSPADIKRLQAGMHEKAQAD; translated from the coding sequence GTGATCAAGGACGACGCGCTGCAATCGAAGCCGTGGTGGCCGCCGCGTGTCGTGCCGCCGAAGAGCGCACCGAACGTGCTGCTGATCATCACGGACGATGCCGGTTTCGGTGTGCCCAGCACCTTCGGTGGCGTCATCCCGACCCCGACGATGGAGCGCATCGCGAATGAGGGGTTGCGCTACAATCGCGTCTTCTCGACCGCGCTGTGCTCACCGACCCGCGCGGCGCTGATTACCGGACGCAATCACCATTCGGCCGGCTTCGGCGTGATCTCCGAGCAGTCGACCGGCTTCCCCGGTTACAACAGCATCATTGCGAAGGACAAAGCGACGATCGGCCGGATTTTGCTCGACAACGGCTACGCGACATCATGGTTCGGCAAGGACCACAACACGCCGGCGTTCGCGGCCAGCCAGATCGGTCCGTTCGACCAGTGGCCCATCGGCATGGGCTTCGAATACTTCTACGGTTTCGTCGGCGGCGACGCAAACCAGTGGGAGCCGAATCTCTTCCGCAACACGACACAGATCTATCCGTTCCAGGGCAAGCCGCCCGGCACCTGGAATCTCGTCACCGCGATGGCCGATGAGGCCATCGACTGGATGACGCGGCTTCACCAGACCGATCCGTCGAAGCCGCTCTTCATCAAATACGCGCCCGGCGCCACGCACGCGCCGCACCACCCGACCAAGGAGTGGGTGGACAAGATCAGCGCAATGCATCTGTTCGACGACGGCTACGAAAAGGTGCGCGAGCGCATCCTGGAGAACCAGAAGCGGCTCGGCGTGGTCCCGAAGGACACCAAGCTGGCGCCTTGGCCCAAGGACATCCTCAAGCCATGGGACCAGTTGAGCGCCGAGGAGAAGAAGCTCTTCATCCGCCAGGTCGAGGTGTTTGCGGCCTACGCCGCCTATAACGATCACGAAATCGGTCGCGTGATCCAGCACTTCCAGGATCTTGGCCGGCTCGACAACACGCTTGTCATCTACATCAACGGCGACAACGGCACCAGCGCCGAGGGCGGACCGCTCGGCACGCCCAACGAGGTGGCGTTCTTCAACGGCCTGAATGAACTGCCGGTCGACGTGCAGATGAAGTTCTACGACGTCTGGGGCACCGAGCAGACATACAACCACATGTCAGCCGGCTGGTCGTGGGCGTTTGACACGCCCTTCGACTGGTTCAAGCAGAATGCCTCCAGGCTCGGCGGCATCAACCAGAACATGGTGGTGTCATGGCCGGCGCGCATCAAGGACAAGGGCGCCCTGCGCGAGCAATTCGTCCACGTGATCGACGTGGTGCCGACGATTCTCGAGGCGGCCGGCATCCGTGCGCCCGACGTCGTCGACGGCATCAAGCAGGCGCCGATCGAGGGCACGAGCTTCGCATACACCTTCGATGCGGCGAACGCGAAAACGGCGTCCCGCCACAAGACCCAATACTTCGAGATGATGGGCCAATGGGCGCTCTATGACGACGGCTGGATGCTCTCCACCAAAGTCAACCGCGCACCCTGGCAGGCGTTCGGTCCGGCGAACCCGGATCCGCTCAACAACCAGGTCTTCCAACTCTACAACCTGACCAAGGACTTCAGCCAGACCGACGACATCGCGGCGCAGAATCCGCAGAAGGTCAAGGAGATGCGGCAGAAGTTCGTCGCGGAAGCCAGGAAGTACCAGGTCTTCCCGATGGACGCGTCGGTTGCGGCCCGCATCATCGCGCCACGTCCGAACATCACGGCCGGCCGCAAGGAGTTCGTGTACACGCGGCCGATGACTGGATTGCCGCAGGGGGACTCGCCCGTGCTGCTCAACACCTCCTACACGATCACCGCTGACATCGACGTGCCGCAGGGCGGCGCCGAGGGCATGATCCTGACCTCGGGAGGCCGCTTCGCCGGCTACGGCTTCTACCTGCTGCAGGGCAAGCCGGTGTTCCTGTGGAACATGGTCGATCTCGAACGCATCAAGTGGGAAGGGCCGGATGCGCTGCCGCCGGGCCGGCACACGGTCGAGTTCGACTTCAAATATGAGGGCATCGGCGCGCAGACGCTCGAGTACAACAACTTCAGCGGTCTCGCGCAGCCCGGCACAGGCACGCTGAAGGTCGATGGCAAGGACGTCGCCAGGAAGCGGATGCCGAAGACGCTGCCAATGATCCTGCAGTGGGACGAAAGCTTCGACATCGGCTCCGACACGCTCACCGGCGTGAACGATGCCGACTACAAGCCTCCGTTCGCGCTGACGGCCAAGCTCAACAAGCTGACGGTCAAGGTCGACCGCCCGCAACTGTCGCCTGCGGACATCAAGAGATTGCAGGCGGGGATGCATGAGAAGGCCCAGGCTGATTGA
- a CDS encoding N-acetyltransferase, whose translation MNDLSLTILPESAGDAQAIERLHERTFGPGRFVLSAYRIREHVDHLLELSFTARIGTLLVGSVRQLPVLIGETPALLLGPLTVEPPFRDRGIGRLLMERALKDAKEKGHRLVLLVGDEPYYSRVGFKPVPKGRVTMPGPVDANRILVFELVDGAFEGVSGAVGPDWSKARV comes from the coding sequence ATGAACGATCTCTCGCTCACTATCCTTCCCGAATCCGCCGGCGACGCCCAGGCGATCGAGCGGCTGCACGAACGCACGTTCGGTCCCGGTCGCTTCGTCCTCAGCGCCTACCGGATCCGCGAGCACGTCGATCACCTGCTCGAGCTCTCCTTCACTGCGCGCATCGGCACGCTTCTGGTCGGCTCTGTCAGGCAATTGCCGGTGCTGATCGGCGAGACGCCCGCGCTGCTGCTCGGGCCGCTCACCGTCGAGCCGCCGTTCCGCGACCGCGGCATCGGACGGCTCTTGATGGAGCGCGCGCTGAAGGACGCCAAGGAGAAGGGGCACCGGCTGGTGCTGCTGGTCGGTGACGAGCCCTATTACAGCCGCGTCGGCTTCAAGCCGGTGCCGAAGGGCCGCGTCACCATGCCAGGCCCGGTCGACGCAAACCGCATCCTGGTGTTCGAGCTCGTCGACGGCGCCTTCGAAGGCGTGTCGGGGGCCGTGGGCCCCGACTGGAGCAAGGCGCGGGTTTAG
- a CDS encoding NUDIX domain-containing protein, protein MGGRLDQIRRRCEPLLRRFFHAYFLLVRGMTLGVRAVVLDADNRVFLVKHSYVSGWYLPGGGVDYGETMEEAMRRELKEEGDIDLTGEAVLHGIFLNSHVSRRDHVAVYVVRHFRQDRLPEPNREIIECGFFASTALPDDTTPGTRLRIAEVLDGKPAIATWR, encoded by the coding sequence ATGGGGGGACGACTGGACCAGATAAGACGAAGATGCGAGCCGCTGCTGCGGCGATTCTTCCACGCCTATTTCCTGCTCGTCCGCGGCATGACCCTCGGTGTCCGCGCCGTAGTGCTGGACGCCGACAACAGGGTGTTCCTGGTCAAGCATAGCTATGTCAGCGGCTGGTACCTCCCCGGCGGCGGCGTCGACTACGGCGAGACCATGGAGGAGGCGATGCGGCGCGAGCTCAAGGAGGAGGGAGATATCGACCTCACGGGCGAAGCGGTGCTGCACGGCATCTTCCTCAACAGCCACGTCTCGCGGCGTGATCATGTCGCGGTCTACGTCGTCAGGCATTTCCGGCAGGACCGTCTGCCCGAGCCCAACCGCGAGATCATCGAATGCGGCTTTTTCGCAAGCACGGCGCTGCCGGACGACACCACGCCCGGCACGCGGCTGCGCATCGCCGAGGTGCTCGACGGCAAGCCGGCGATTGCGACGTGGCGGTGA
- a CDS encoding metallophosphoesterase, whose protein sequence is MAPFTLAHLSDPHLPPLPRPRAIELAGKRALGYVNWTRNRHKYQRREVLDALVADIHAQAPDHIAVTGDLVNLALEAEFGPALAWLEGVGPPDCVTAIPGNHDAYVSATRHRFGETFLHYIAGDAPAAAAFPAIRRRGPVVLISLSTAVPTLPLMATGTLGRDQLAALEEVLAQLASEDVFRVLLVHHPLRSRSRHKRLTDSADLLALVRRHGVELILHGHDHVHSTMWFDGPNGNVPAIGVPSASALAHGRYPAAAYNLFAIERDNAGWRCEQTVRSLDHGLKVRQIKHTRLI, encoded by the coding sequence ATGGCACCGTTCACGCTCGCCCATCTCTCCGACCCGCATCTGCCGCCGCTACCGAGGCCCAGGGCGATCGAACTCGCGGGCAAGCGGGCGCTCGGCTACGTCAACTGGACGCGCAACCGGCACAAATACCAGCGCCGCGAGGTGCTCGACGCGCTGGTTGCCGACATCCATGCCCAGGCGCCGGACCACATCGCCGTAACCGGCGATCTCGTCAACCTGGCGCTGGAAGCGGAATTTGGACCGGCTCTGGCCTGGCTCGAAGGCGTCGGCCCGCCGGATTGCGTCACCGCCATCCCGGGCAATCACGACGCCTATGTCAGCGCCACGCGCCACCGCTTCGGCGAGACGTTCCTGCACTACATCGCAGGCGATGCGCCGGCGGCCGCGGCCTTCCCCGCCATCCGGCGCCGCGGACCGGTTGTGCTGATCAGCCTGTCCACGGCCGTGCCGACCCTGCCGCTGATGGCGACAGGCACGCTCGGCCGCGACCAGCTCGCAGCCCTCGAGGAGGTTCTCGCACAGCTTGCGAGTGAGGACGTCTTCCGCGTCCTCCTCGTGCATCATCCACTGCGCTCGCGCTCGCGTCACAAGAGGCTGACCGATTCGGCCGACCTCCTCGCCCTCGTCAGGCGGCACGGCGTCGAGCTGATCCTGCACGGCCACGACCATGTGCACTCGACGATGTGGTTCGACGGGCCGAACGGCAACGTCCCCGCGATCGGCGTACCTTCGGCCTCCGCGCTCGCCCATGGGCGCTATCCCGCGGCGGCGTACAACCTGTTCGCCATCGAGAGGGACAATGCCGGCTGGCGCTGCGAGCAGACGGTGCGCAGCCTCGATCATGGATTGAAGGTCCGGCAGATCAAGCACACGCGGCTGATTTAG